One genomic region from Natrinema caseinilyticum encodes:
- a CDS encoding HalOD1 output domain-containing protein, whose amino-acid sequence MNGYAPSATQSRSPPLYRASHDPTGPATLSTTVVHALADCMGVDVTDSRVSLYETVDPDALDDLFRPRYDGTPRAGGTLSFHVHGHYVRVSGAGEILIEPPARR is encoded by the coding sequence ATGAACGGATACGCACCCTCCGCTACGCAGTCTCGCTCTCCACCCCTGTATCGCGCCTCGCACGACCCGACCGGACCCGCGACGCTCAGCACGACCGTGGTCCACGCGCTGGCCGATTGTATGGGCGTAGACGTCACGGACAGCCGCGTTTCGCTGTACGAAACCGTCGATCCCGACGCGCTCGACGACCTCTTCCGGCCGCGCTACGACGGGACGCCCCGAGCGGGCGGCACGCTCTCGTTTCACGTCCACGGGCATTACGTCCGCGTCAGTGGCGCCGGCGAAATTTTGATCGAACCGCCGGCGCGCCGGTAA